The Syngnathoides biaculeatus isolate LvHL_M chromosome 16, ASM1980259v1, whole genome shotgun sequence DNA segment CTTCTTAAGCGTTACATACGATGTTCCCTGACTGCAGATTTGTTTGATAAACGGGAAAAGATTTTActaaagctgcaaataacttAAAATCAGCTACTGTGCCAGTTGAAAAGTAGCACAATTATACTCACCTCTTAACAATGAAATAGATGTTATTAAGCAAAGCTGAGTAAAACAACTTGAGTGCAGCTGTAGCTAAGTTAcgttaaaataattaaaataaaggtATTTTACCTGTACGGATCGTACAATGCATGTCAACGTCCTAACTTTTTATTCCAGGGTGGAGCCTGGATTGGACCTTTATAATTTTGGCAGTTTTGatcatcttgtgtgtcatgatCATCATGATGTTGGTGTTTTACAGATGTAGTATCAGCAAGAGGTGAGTAaactgtgtgcgtgtttgtagTTTTACCCACTTTATTATGCATTGTACTTCTGAAGCTTTGATTGCGAAGGGTTTTGTTCCTTTGACTCACCCAAGATGGTGGGAGTTCAGATGACTGTAAACAAcattaataatctttttttattttatttttttttatttaatgcagCTCCTTTATTGCATCGCTTCAGATCCTGtgggtgtacctaataaagcgGCATGCCTAATACTTCTTGTACTATTTCAGATACCTGAAAGTGAAGCCTGTTCCAAATCCTTCAAAATACTTCCAAACTCTCAACAGTGGGAATTTAAAggtaaataatatataaagagatatatatgtatacaaatAGAGtattgatccccccccccctccctcaaagggtgaaaaaaaaatatttggtgttACTTTTGTACAGAAATGGCTGAATCCCAATTGCGCTCCTCCAACATTGGACAACAAACAGCCTGTGGACCACATCTCCCCAGTGGAGGTGTGTGAAAGCTGGGCCGCGGGTCCTCCCGCCTTCAACCCCCCCAGCTCCAATTGTGCCCCGCAACCTCCGATCAACATCGAACCGTCAGCTGGCCCTGACGCCAACAGGCTTGTCGACAATTTGTCCCAGTCTTCGTCGTGTTTCTCTAACTTGGGCTACTTTGTATCCACCTCCTCCGGCAGCTCCGTTCAAACCCAGCCCAACTCTGTCAATTTTGcggaaaaatgtgattttcatatTCTGCAAAAGACACATAATACTAACCTTCCCCTCTCGCTCCGCCTTGCCCCTGCTTTGGCCAAGTCTCCGAGCTGTGAGAGTTTGAAGGGAGGGCCGCAGAGTCCTGACTCGGGCTTTTGTTTCGGAACGGAAGATGTGGAAGTCGAGGAGGGTAAACAAGATTCTAATTTGGTTGAAGATCAGATTTCCGGTCCTTGTAGCTCCTCACACCCGAGCCTCCCTCTCCGTCTTCTGGTGCAGACAGGTAACCCCTCGACCCCTTCTGGTCTGTCTCAGTTATCTTCAGATAGATCCCAAATGCATGCACCTATGCTAGCAGCTAACATAAGCGCCACAGGCTGGCCTGTTGCTTGTACAACGTACAGGCCTTCCTCTATGCCAGTAGAGTCGTCCAAATCAGGTTATTTCATCCTGCAAGAGATCCAAACAACTTCTAGCAACGCGTCTATCTGAGCTCACCCTGAGATGGAGCCCCGCCGTGCAAAGACACATTTTTCTGCTGCTGCTAAAAACGAGGATTCTTGTGACGATTGCTTGAGTGCATGCAATGATACTCAGACGCTGAGCCGATAAACGGTGTACAGTGAACATGAATTTGGCGAGTAAATTTcacacacgtgtgtgttttttccatccatgccggatttgaatgatttcaaaaaaaaagaaaatgtccgCCTTACTCCAAACAATAGGCATGTGCGCCAAATGCTACCACGCCGCACTGAAATATACATGCTACTTCatccagcaattttttttatttctttacatgTTTGAGATGGCCAAAATATTTGGTAAAAAGCCTCCACGGCGACAATATAACAGGTCATGGCAGTGAGCGAAATCATTTCAGCGGAGTTTCACCCAAGTCGAATCAGCAAAGGAAATACCTCTGAGCAGACACctttcaaatgtttctttttactATTAGCTgctaaatgaattatttttaaaatgtatatctgTTATGTTGTACTGAATGATAAATGAATGCATAATAGTAACGAAACAGTCTaatacacaggtgtcaaactcaaggtccaggggccagatttggcccaccacctgattttatgtgactcgcgaaggcaaatcatgtgtgttaaCTTCCTAtagagtaagtttctttcggcttgtccctttcggggtcgccacagcgtgtcatctcagatgaacgcacatatgtttggcacaatttttacgccggatgcccttcctgacgcaacccttctcagggagtggaggccccagtgggatacgaacccacaacccctggtttatcaaaccagtgctctaaccactgagctacagggcctgtTAACGTGTTAACTTCCattattcttgtgaaaatctgtaccagaatttcaaactttcacatcataaatgataacgttgaggtaTTGTGGCCCcatcacggccctctgaggaaaaccataactacaatgtggcccgtgactaaaatgagtttgacacaccaGGTCTAATAATAATAGCTTTAGGATAAAcgccttggaaaatggatggatggatttttacatCCCCTTTCAAATTGTCTCACAAACATTttgatataccgtaattcccggcctagagagcgcacttggttacaagcctcaccgagtacatttgtaaagtaaataccatttggtacatacatatgccgcaattgtgtaaaagccgaaagtgcccacattgaaacccacattaaaacacgagatacttacaaagaaacattgtacacagaaagagtttaacgcgagcacggcactaacgctagtgctgctaaagctagcgctgacggttaaaataaaacttactggtaaatatcactgagacacgccagtacaCAgctgtaacacgctagcacagcgctaacgctagcgcagcgctcacagggccggtaaaagtcacttgctcggcacatatattccaccggtctcactcttaccttttccccttgagtgcccccttgcggccgttacaaaaatatgcacaaaatatccacataaaccgcagcgttgaaagcgtgtgaaaaaagtcatggcttgtaggccggaaatgacagtAATCAAAAATAagtaattacaaaaataatcaatgactactaaaagaaaagaaaagtttttttttgtttctcacgTACGAATGCTTTGTCGTACCTCACTGTCAAACAAGAACAAATGTTTGGGAAGCTGTGAAGTCGATTAGATCGTGTGTATCGTGATTTTGTGCATTTCACTTCTATTCAAGGTACGCAGCGTGTGCTGAGTTTTGAGCCGCGATGCGTAAGTCAGTCACTTATGGCACATAACCCAGCATTTAAGAGAATTGAAATGAGGACTCTGTTGTGTAGATGCTTTACTGTCAGTGTTGCCGCTTGTTTGTAGCGCCTAATAAACAATCGCGTACGTCCACATTGATGAAATCACCAGTAATAATAATTGTGCCTGTTCATTCTTTTCTCTTCGTTTGtggtttgtatgtgtgtgagagTCATTCAGGTCATTCTGAAAACATGCAGTAAATTTCCAGTCTACTCGGTGAgctgagaccaaaaaaaatagaaaaataaaaatgggtcACCCCATGACTTCCTGTGTCGCAGTGGAAAGTGGGCCTGAGAAATGGGCTGAAGAAGACGTACGCACGCATGAGCGTCGACTTCGAGCGTTGACATGTCTTTTCAGGTGGTCCCTGGGGCTATAAGAGCATGTGGATTTGAGCGCGGTTTGACATTTTGCTGTTGCCACAGTTAGCAAACATCGGGTCACTTCACACAGAACATGCGACGGTGGTAATAAAGGGCCATTGAAGACATGAATATTACATTGTTATAGCCGTATCATTGTTATTCGTGAGTCCTCATTCATGTGACTTCTGTAGCGTCTTTTATCAATATAGCACTTAAACGCAACCTCGGTTGAAAAAGTGCTATGCATCAATACAAATGCAATATAAAACATAACACAATTTAACTTGGCATAATTTggaaacaataaacaaacacataAATAAGACACCTACAGTCTCATTCTGTGTTGAaagccaacaacaacaacaaaagttttaaggtgagctttaaaaaaaaaagaaaaaaaaaagagttgagtTAACAGTTGAGCAGCAGCATTTTGGACCAACTGGAGATGTTTGATGGAGGACTGACTGAGTGACTTCCAAGTAAAGTGCATCACAGTGAAACCAGCGAAGGGGTGAtgttattatttcaaattgctCCTGTGTCACTTCCAGCTGTccgaggttaaaaaaaagcttgacaTAATTATCAAACTAATTTGTAGATCCAGTTAAAAATCACTGTTCAACTTAAACCCCAGGTTTGGGACTTCGACTTCACAAAGTGTTCCCAAGGGTCCAAAGTCAATGGGGGAGATTTACAAGCAGCACTGCGTCacaatttgtactttttattttgggaCTAAAATCTAAGACGTTCAAGACAATCCAAGGATGAAGGTCTTCAAGGCAGAATAGAAACGGTGGTCAGGACAAGGCACATAAACCTCAGTGCCATCAATGTCGGCAATTCCATGTTTCCTCAAGATGAATGGAGGAGCACCAAATACAAAGGGAAAAGCTACAGCCCTAGAATTGAACCTTGTGGAACCCCATAAAACGGGACTCAAAACTTCCAAGGCTTACACACAGAGTATGGtctctttaaaggtcaagtgtcatgcctagaaacattttaaaatagatgttgtaatgaaaaatacacataacattattcacttcaatgtccatacgaaaaaataaataggagcagagcgcaaagttgcagaagtctcatttgacattcaagtggtagccatattggctgcaacgtctgttcattacatcacaccgcgacattcgccagtgaaaacacactgtgccacCCACTATGAGACATGGAagatcttttcaaagaagagaacatctatCTAGTATtaacctatcgtttcgagctatatttagatgatatgcggatcacttctaacgaacaacagacttccagacagtatgtatgagccagcctccACCGCGGACGAGGCGCCACTGAAGCCGTCTGCCGTggacacaattgagtgaagttaccgaggcaatattaccctatggttttgtttcatttcgacccatatttagatgatatgcggatcacttctaactaacaacagactcccaaacaatatgtatgagccacctgGGTGGCaccgtgatgagccaccccggccaaagccgtccgCAGCGCCgatgggtacatcgacacatttagcacccctgacttatgtacgcggatcttttgttacattctgagaggattatgtcccccccccaacaattgttttttttagtagctgtatacacacctacctgtcatttggaacccacgaagctctcgtcctttgcacccgtgcaatccatttttcaggtcgaaccgggtctttttgaaaagtatgaagaatgaatcaatcctcccgagtgttcaaacaatatccaccaatgcaacgagccgccattttggctaacacaaaggaacaacgaactaccttcgcggaggtaaaactaatagaaacaaacgagtccatttgagtgggcgtctgctactaacgtcacttcctgcttcttgttgaaaacaaatccctcagtGGGTTTtgatggcgggagtgacaaaaagccatatacgtcaaaatcattttgtgtggtgaaaaaaaaacggatgggtccattctggctgccttttttttttcattcataacatgttaaaaaatcatgcatttcatgacagtggacctttaactgTTCTTTTTTAGCAGcctaaacatgacaatgaccaataCATATGTACATGAGGACATTTTTGCATTCCATATACTTTATGTGCATTACATTAAAGTGAACGGAAACACTCAAATGAGAACAAAAACTATATTTGTTAAAGTATGATGGGCCGAGtggttaaagttaaaaaaaaaaaaaaggtacaacgATCACTAGCACCAATTCAAATATGCCAAACAGAGAACATGCAGGCCaggaatgttgaaaaaaaattcctctgaATAAAAGTTTTGTTTGCCAATGGCTTGGTATTCGCCAGGCCAATCCTGGCAGGAGATGGAAGGCCGGTATTGGTGCAACACGGATCCTGAGCCAGCGTCCTCAACAGCTGCGGGTTCACCCCACATTGAGGAAGCTGAGGAAATGTTCCTCATGTGAGCCGCTAACAGGTACCTGGTCGACATCAATGAGATTTAGGAAACAAAAGCGCCTAACGAGGTGAGTCACTGACATCCCTTGCTGCCGCGACTGTGTGAAACACAAAAGCCGATAGTTAAATCATGGAAGCTAAACACCGAGACCAACTGGATTCACAAACAGACTAGCAAAGAGATACTGCGATTTTTTCAGATATAaagttttaaagattttttgaCCCCTGCCTGGTCTAGggagaaaaatatatactttttcttgttttatcAGGTTGTTGTCACAGCCCTCTGTCAGACCAGAAGGGCTGGAAACCCTTCCACACCCAAAACAGGCACCCTGGGCGGCAATTTCGACAGTCGGGATCATTTAGGAGGGACGGGAAACCTTCCAAATCTGCTGCTGAGCACACTAAAACGTTTGCATGTGTCCACGCATGTGTGCAAACTGGATGGAAACGTGTTGGGGAGGCGGGGTGGCCTTAAAGATCCACtgccatgaaatgcatgatttttagtatgttattaatgaaaaaaaaaatgccaggcggtatggacccatccgttttttcaccacaaaacctgattttgacgtatatggatttttgtaactcccgccttgagggatttgttttcgagaagaagcaggacgtgACGCACAGGGCAGTACTGCACTCAAGTGGTCTgatctgtttctactagttttacctgctggaaggtagctctttgttccttcgtgttagccaaaatgccagctcgttgcattgctggatattgctcgaacactcgggaggatgcattcgctcttcatacttttccaaaagatccggttcggcatgaaaaatagattgcacaggtCCAAGGGATGagggcttcgtgggttccaaatgacaggtaggtgtgtatacagctactaaaaaaaaaaacaatagttggggcggggcggcgtaatccgtaagtcaggggtgataaatgtgtcgatgtgccacccggGCCGAGggcgtgatcggcggacgcggcgccgccggggtggctcatggCGGAGgtggtggatcggacggggaggcggtttagcCGCGGCGGCgttgtcgctcgcgggcggGCAGCGTTATTTTTATCACCACCGcacagaggtggatcgggcggggaggtggtttggttgCATGCGGTTCTGCcgtgatccgcacatcatctaaacatggcttgaaaataggctaatattgccccagtcacttcactcgattgtgagatattatcttctttgaaaagagcttccgcgtcagaaggggcgtgttcgtcgcCCATAgttggggccacagcgtgttttcaatggcgaatgtcccagtgtgacgtcaccgACAGAacttgcagccaatatggcgaccacgtggatcttgaatgagacttccgcaactttccgcatgaatgacgcgctctccgctcatatttcttttttcgtaaagacattgaagtgactattgttttatgtatttttcattatctagtttagaatgttaatagggatgacacttgacctttaaacattcATACATAAGGACATGATAGCATTCTGAATACTGTGAAGAAGCTTAAACTGAGTGGGAACACCCAAAGGAGAACAAAAACTCCCAAAATTCAGGCATACATGTTGCTTTTTCAGAACTGGAAGCGCTTGCTTGCATTTTCTCTGCGACCAGTAGATATTTGACTCTATGTTTTGCATGCTATACTGTGATGAGGAGGGGGCAGGCCTTAGCTTTCCTCCCTAAATAAACAGATAGAGGCTGGTGAAGAAGGCTGCAGGGATAAGCAAgaatgaaacataaaaaaaaaaaaaaaaagatctctctctcacacacacgtatacagtACACAGAAGAAGAGTGGGCTTGACAGTTTCCCTCCTGTGGCGGACTAAAGCGGCTGCAAAGACTTGACCAAGGTGAGCTCCGTTCCATCAGAACTTGCAGATGCGGATTAAAATTTGAGGGTACGTTAAATTTTCCTTGACTTGCACCAGCCTAAAAATTCCTCAGTGACATTAATATAAGTGCTTGATTTAACATCGCCATTGTATTAAGTGGGATGTGATCCAGTTAAAGTCGATCTTGAAATATTCAATTAGTAGGTAATAGAACCCATATGCAGTcgtaaaaataaacactttgtaATCAAACCGCAGGGCTGTGTaaacaattataaaaaaaaaaaaaaaaaacacactttgttACTTAGTTCAACACACGGGAGAGAAATTCAATATGTCGTAGGTCACACACACATGgtcgcacatacacacacattttgctGTCCAGTAACGCTTTTGTCCACATCCTTGAAATCGCCTCACAACGTGAAAGGGACCGTCGTCAAGCAAGTTGCGCCGCAGGACTGCTCTGCAGGAACGTTCCACGCTCAACGGCACTCCACAAAATATTCATGCAGTACGCACTCAAGTATAGAAATGCTGAGCTATTTATCAATCCCTGGCATTTTGTCCGTTATTCTGTTTTGTGCTGTTTCCTCGCGGTTGCCTTTGATTTGAACAGCCGCAGATGATGCAAGACGCAGGGTCCCATCACTCAGAAGCAGGCGTGGagccacatcttttttttttttctctccctgtgAAACCGAACTCCGCCTGGCCTCCTGCTCtgcattaaattaataaattacagTCTGCAAGCAGGGTTTGTTTTTGATTAATGACCCTACGGAGTCATTTATCAACCTGTAATtatgattaatattattatttgaatttctCCAAGGATATGTCCAAGGACAAGTTTGAAAGAGCATACATCGCTAAACCCGTGTGACCCCGGGCTTGCACAGCTGCAAGGACGTCTTTCTCCctcgccactttttttttttcacaaagcagTAAAAATTCCACAGTGATTACACGGACAGCTGACCGACGAGTACGCTGCAAGTACTTCTCATGTTAGCTCTGCTGCTATGTCGGAATCTTGTTGCCTCCTGTTTTGGGGAAATTCCCGCTTTTATTGGCTTTGTGTCCAAGATCTCTTTTCCAATGGTGGGAACTTTATCATGAAACATTGGCTCCAGCTCGCCCGTGACCATATTAAGGATAACCAGCacccaaaatggatggatggatggtcaaatACATATGTTATGTACGTTATTACTGGTTGGGCAAAATGATGCAGAGTGCATAAGAAATAAGGAAAAACGCTAATGCGTTATACATGATTTATGTTAATTTTGAGCTACTTCCTTGAGTGCAACTGCCAAATTCTAAACTATGACATTGAAACTTTAGACCAGGgatgtcaaacacattttttgtcaCGGAGCACATTGTAATTATgctttccctcagagagccgtTTAGACTGTGAAAGcatgtgaatgcaaaatggtcTCATCATTACTACAATATGCAACAAATGGAAGAATAACTACAGTAGTTTGAAGTCAGAGGTCAAGGAAAATAAGCGCAATTcaacacatgtttttgtttccatacAAATTCCAAAATAGGGGGATAGGGAGCCTGTCCTGTCTTACATCGCTAAATTCTGTGAGAAATTGCCTAAATATCACGCAAGatgacaacaaaacacaaaatgaaactcctcaactcactgcAACATAGTCCTTTGGCATCAAGAGGCCATAGGTTGGCTCCAATTACGCAATAACTTTCATATTAGACAGTGATTTGGTCTGAACACCAAAACTCAAAACAGGTACTGGTACGTTTTCATGCAAATAATAGAGGAGagggcattttttaaaaaaaatcagcaaatagGTGAACTGCACCGGAAGGCCGGAGCGGAGGTTTTTAACCCTAAACCTTAGAACGCCGAAGGCAGACCTGCAagtcatttaccgtaattcccggcctgcaaagcgcacctggttacaagcctcagccagtacatttgtaaaggaaatcccatttggtacatacatacaccacacctgtgtaaaagacgcaagtgcccacattgaaacccacattaaaacgagagatatttacaaagaaggacgGTACACACAGAGAGTCTAAAGCTaacgttagcactgcgctaatagggccgattaaaaaaaaacatactggtaaaaatcactgagacacagcagtaacacgctagcactgcgctgaTCGGGCCGGACcactaaaagtcacttcctcgggacatatattccaccggtctcgctcaccttttccgctcgagtgcccctttgcggccgttagaaaaaatgcacaaattagccacatcaccacataaaccgcagggttgaaagcgtgtgaaaagtcgcggtttataggccggaattTACGGTACTCACCGTGCTGATCACGTTTATTCgccaatttattcatttttggtgCCCTCCCTGCCTGTGTCATCTGCTCGCAGGTGCAGCGCAATGTTGGGTGTCGTCCTCAGCCTGTCCTTTGTACACCTGGTGACATGGGCGGCCCCTCCAAACGCCGCCCCCGTCCCCTGCAGGCGCTGCTGCGATGAGGACGGCGTAGCCCCGCCCCCGACCGGAGGGTACAACCAGGTGCCCGAGGTCCGCACCTACATCAACATGACCATCCTTAAAGGTACTACATCGTCCAACCACCAAAAGGATGGAAGTCactgttctggtcagaacgtgTTCAACggaacggcagcatgtttacacacaactacTAGCGCTAGCACCGGCTTGCCAAgccatgtaatgtttttttttgatggcttgcaacctcaagcaagccttacaccaATGTCCTCTCAtgtcctgagcaccggtgacccctaacacgtttttttccctcattttcttTTGATAATACATTCAACGCGAGCCACTCCTGTTATCACCTCCACTGTAACGGGTGTATCCGGTCATATTTGAGTTCACTAGATAAAGTGCGTTGGTATCAGAATATAAGGTTTTGTCGCACAATGGCAATTTtctcttgtagtctgatccgcgCATTACGTGTTGTCTCTCCCATGCAGCCAGCATTGTTTATCTTTTAATAATTTTACtggccatcagatatttacagttctacaGCAATAGACCCGGCACTAATATTAGATGTTTTTTGCAGAGAACAAAGAACGTATGATTGAAAGTACTGAACTGTACATTATCTGTCTACAGACAAGATAGAgtgcctggcgaccagtccagggtgtgttcTATCTCTTACCCAAAGTAGTATGATGGTCTCATGATTAgtgtttggcctcacagttgagtTCAGTGTTCCAAACTTCcggtttaaatattttgttgtccatggcttgt contains these protein-coding regions:
- the il2rb gene encoding interleukin-2 receptor subunit beta, yielding MGAVQPYFIWAVLFSLHCLNSETNLQGLTCVNDFINNVTCTLNGFSADPGLDCEIFGYKKIRIRKNEATHAILINQSCKVRGRRDSPPGCSFFFENREFTYFEVLPRIIMECDGALVENLKDYKPKNHIKMHPPGPPNVTHTENGTVIYWDPGSPRSVLFRRFEYEVQIQNPLTKEVRTFPSDNPQLKIAAGQLKGKQRVRVKVKPAQSEGSQWSEWSPFASWGVPGPANRGWSLDWTFIILAVLIILCVMIIMMLVFYRCSISKRYLKVKPVPNPSKYFQTLNSGNLKKWLNPNCAPPTLDNKQPVDHISPVEVCESWAAGPPAFNPPSSNCAPQPPINIEPSAGPDANRLVDNLSQSSSCFSNLGYFVSTSSGSSVQTQPNSVNFAEKCDFHILQKTHNTNLPLSLRLAPALAKSPSCESLKGGPQSPDSGFCFGTEDVEVEEGKQDSNLVEDQISGPCSSSHPSLPLRLLVQTGNPSTPSGLSQLSSDRSQMHAPMLAANISATGWPVACTTYRPSSMPVESSKSGYFILQEIQTTSSNASI